A genomic window from Quercus lobata isolate SW786 chromosome 10, ValleyOak3.0 Primary Assembly, whole genome shotgun sequence includes:
- the LOC115965979 gene encoding (-)-isopiperitenol/(-)-carveol dehydrogenase, mitochondrial-like codes for MTDSSNKKLQGKVAIITGGASGIGEATAHLFAQHGARMVVIADIQDQLGHQVAASIGIDKCQYVHCDVSDEDQVKNMVESTVQKHGQLDIMFSNAGTASSSDQTILELDTSGFDKVIKINARGMALCVKHAARVMVERRVKGSIICTGSVAASQGRNMFTDYCMSKHAVLGLVRAASVQLGQHGIRVNCVSPSLVATPMSCGAYGMGAEQMEKISESTSTLKGVMLKVGDVANAVLFLASDDSGFVTGLDLKVDGGQLGSR; via the coding sequence ATGACAGACTCCTCCAACAAGAAGCTACAAGGCAAAGTAGCCATAATCACTGGTGGGGCAAGCGGCATAGGCGAGGCTACCGCGCACCTTTTTGCCCAACATGGTGCACGCATGGTTGTGATCGCTGATATCCAAGACCAATTGGGTCACCAAGTAGCCGCTTCCATAGGCATAGACAAGTGCCAATACGTGCACTGTGATGTTTCCGATGAAGACCAAGTCAAGAACATGGTTGAATCAACGGTCCAGAAACATGGCCAGCTCGACATCATGTTCAGCAACGCTGGGACAGCGAGTAGCTCTGATCAGACAATCCTCGAGCTCGACACTTCAGGGTtcgacaaagtgatcaaaatcAACGCGCGCGGCATGGCTTTGTGTGTGAAACACGCTGCGCGTGTGATGGTTGAGAGGCGCGTGAAGGGGAGCATAATATGCACAGGAAGTGTAGCCGCTAGCCAAGGTAGAAATATGTTCACAGATTATTGCATGTCAAAGCACGCAGTGCTGGGTCTGGTCCGAGCGGCAAGTGTGCAACTTGGGCAGCATGGGATTAGAGTGAACTGTGTATCACCCTCTTTGGTGGCTACACCAATGTCATGTGGTGCATATGGAATGGGTGCAGAGCAAATGGAGAAGATTTCTGAATCAACTTCAACTTTGAAAGGGGTTATGTTGAAGGTGGGAGATGTTGCCAATGCTGTGCTCTTTCTTGCATCTGATGATTCTGGTTTTGTCACTGGACTTGACTTGAAGGTTGATGGGGGCCAATTAGGTAGTAGGTAA
- the LOC115963762 gene encoding (-)-isopiperitenol/(-)-carveol dehydrogenase, mitochondrial-like, which produces MTESSNNKLRGKIAIVTGGASGIGEATARLFAQNGARMVVIADIQDQLGHQVATSIGLDKCNYMHCDVTKEEEVKDMVESTVWKHGQLDIMFSNAGIISASDQSVLDLNISEFDTLFATNVRGMALCVKYAARVMIERRVRGSIICTGSVAASHGGYKGTDYCMSKHAVLGLVRSATLQLGEYGIRVNCVSPNALATGLTSNFHGESIEVLQKKYQAYARLKRVSLNVNHVADAVLFLACNEFVAGHDLLVDGSFIHPYLIMGLQ; this is translated from the coding sequence ATGACAGAATCCTCCAACAACAAACTACGAGGCAAAATAGCCATAGTCACCGGAGGAGCAAGCGGCATAGGTGAAGCCACGGCACGCCTCTTTGCCCAAAATGGTGCACGCATGGTGGTCATAGCCGATATCCAAGACCAATTGGGTCACCAAGTTGCCACATCTATTGGCCTAGACAAGTGCAATTACATGCACTGTGATGTtaccaaagaagaagaagtcaaAGACATGGTTGAATCAACGGTGTGGAAACATGGTCAGCTAGACATAATGTTCAGCAACGCTGGGATTATAAGTGCTTCTGATCAGTCCGTCCTTGACCTTAACATCTCCGAATTTGACACTCTGTTCGCCACCAACGTGCGCGGCATGGCTTTGTGTGTGAAGTACGCAGCGCGTGTGATGATTGAGAGGCGCGTGAGGGGTAGTATTATATGCACGGGGAGTGTGGCTGCGAGCCACGGTGGGTATAAGGGCACGGATTATTGTATGTCAAAGCATGCGGTTCTGGGATTGGTTCGATCAGCGACTTTGCAGCTTGGGGAATATGGGATTAGGGTGAATTGTGTGTCACCAAATGCACTTGCAACCGGGTTAACGAGCAACTTTCATGGTGAGAGCATAGAGGTACTTCAGAAGAAGTATCAAGCATACGCTAGGTTGAAAAGGGTTTCACTGAATGTGAATCATGTTGCTGATGCTGTGCTTTTTCTTGCATGTAATGAGTTTGTGGCTGGACATGATTTATTGGTAGATGGTTCTTTCATTCATCCCTACTTAATAATGGGTTTGCAATAA
- the LOC115963761 gene encoding uncharacterized protein LOC115963761 isoform X2: protein MGMQLRSSYSRIHQNGSMIPPATSSTSLRSFAPAISLLFKNHSIQNKDVVLESSLGCSIGGPRRRREYGVVASSSSHVAAPFWDGWKPQKGPAAPSLSDIVWPSAGAFAAMAILGKMDQILAPRGISMTIAPLGAVSAVLFAAPSSPAARKYNMFMAQIGCAAIGVLAFSIFGAGWLARSTALAASIAFMIYTGATHPPAASLPLLFIDGAKLHHLNFWYAMFPGATGCILLCLIQEMVLYLKDNFKF, encoded by the exons ATGGGCATGCAACTACGGTCTAGCTATTCCCGTATTCATCAAAATGGTTCAATGATACCACCAGCAACATCATCTACATCTTTGCGTTCATTTGCTCCAGCAATTTCATTGCTATTCAAGAACCATtcaattcaaaacaaagatGTTGTTTTGGAGAGCTCTCTTGGTTGCAGCATAGGAggaccaagaagaagaagagaatatGGGGTGGTGGCATCAAGCTCAAGCCATGTGGCTGCACCATTTTGGGATGGTTGGAAACCTCAGAAGGGCCCTGCAGCTCCTTCCCTTAGCGACATTGTCTGGCCTTCTGCAG GGGCATTTGCAGCAATGGCAATATTGGGCAAGATGGATCAGATTTTGGCCCCAAGAGGAATCTCAATGACAATTGCACCTTTGGGGGCTGTTTCTGCTGTTCTCTTTGCTGCTCCCTCCTCACCTGCTGCTCGG AAGTACAATATGTTCATGGCTCAAATTGGTTGTGCAGCAATTGGTGTTCTTGCTTTCTCTATATTTGGGGCAGGATGGCTTGCTAGGAGCACTGCCCTGGCTGCTTCAATTGCCTTCATGATTTACACAGGTGCAACTCATCCTCCAG CTGCAAGTTTGCCTCTTCTGTTCATTGATGGAGCTAAGTTGCACCACTTAAACTTTTGGTATGCTATGTTTCCTGGCGCTACTGGATGCATTCTCCTTTGTTTGATT CAAGAGATGGTGTTATACTTGAAGGACAACTTCAAATTTTGA
- the LOC115963761 gene encoding uncharacterized protein LOC115963761 isoform X1: MGMQLRSSYSRIHQNGSMIPPATSSTSLRSFAPAISLLFKNHSIQNKDVVLESSLGCSIGGPRRRREYGVVASSSSHVAAPFWDGWKPQKGPAAPSLSDIVWPSAGAFAAMAILGKMDQILAPRGISMTIAPLGAVSAVLFAAPSSPAARKYNMFMAQIGCAAIGVLAFSIFGAGWLARSTALAASIAFMIYTGATHPPAASLPLLFIDGAKLHHLNFWYAMFPGATGCILLCLIVSSFIFPWHLHLIAKGLNIKKQKLMEEWPN; encoded by the exons ATGGGCATGCAACTACGGTCTAGCTATTCCCGTATTCATCAAAATGGTTCAATGATACCACCAGCAACATCATCTACATCTTTGCGTTCATTTGCTCCAGCAATTTCATTGCTATTCAAGAACCATtcaattcaaaacaaagatGTTGTTTTGGAGAGCTCTCTTGGTTGCAGCATAGGAggaccaagaagaagaagagaatatGGGGTGGTGGCATCAAGCTCAAGCCATGTGGCTGCACCATTTTGGGATGGTTGGAAACCTCAGAAGGGCCCTGCAGCTCCTTCCCTTAGCGACATTGTCTGGCCTTCTGCAG GGGCATTTGCAGCAATGGCAATATTGGGCAAGATGGATCAGATTTTGGCCCCAAGAGGAATCTCAATGACAATTGCACCTTTGGGGGCTGTTTCTGCTGTTCTCTTTGCTGCTCCCTCCTCACCTGCTGCTCGG AAGTACAATATGTTCATGGCTCAAATTGGTTGTGCAGCAATTGGTGTTCTTGCTTTCTCTATATTTGGGGCAGGATGGCTTGCTAGGAGCACTGCCCTGGCTGCTTCAATTGCCTTCATGATTTACACAGGTGCAACTCATCCTCCAG CTGCAAGTTTGCCTCTTCTGTTCATTGATGGAGCTAAGTTGCACCACTTAAACTTTTGGTATGCTATGTTTCCTGGCGCTACTGGATGCATTCTCCTTTGTTTGATTGTAAGTTCTTTTATTTTCCCCTGGCATCTACATTTAATCGCCAAAGGTCTTAACATTAAGAAACAAAAGCTCATGGAAGAATGGCCTAATTAA